A DNA window from Arachis hypogaea cultivar Tifrunner chromosome 18, arahy.Tifrunner.gnm2.J5K5, whole genome shotgun sequence contains the following coding sequences:
- the LOC112769374 gene encoding uncharacterized protein: MVCLLDSATNHGTLTIQSSHQQLHHSPPISIFSHSLTYTTANTVLHFTHSHCACTATPTCINHTVATPTVHDPRHTMASACVNNMGLVPPPENFSYGSWLSPRLSFSKEEPSGSKSSDPIHDPDPEPDFEFRGLDGPPAAMLSADQLFSDGKLVPLNLPSLNSTTTTNHKNNPSSSPETTNIRRRLDSSSYSAAGDSLTGADPYLFSPKAPRCSSRWRELLGLKKLYQSTTVSSKATTSSSSSSKSLKLFLHRGAASKTTSFSSENAPLLTKDHSDCESLSISSSRLSLSSSSSGHEHEELPRLSLDSEKPNPNTNPNPISLHRNPNHPRIRLVKPRANSFDAKPGSSDPHTTNRVGRSPIRRSESGPGACSRGVSVDSPRMNSSGKIVFQSLERSSSSPSSFNNGGPRFKQRGMERSYSSNVRVTPVLNVPVCSLRGSSKSGSVFGFGQLFGSPQKKEGGSVGNNNVGGGSKGRNRCDRN, translated from the coding sequence ATGGTGTGCCTCCTTGACTCAGCCACCAACCATGGCACCCTAACCATTCAATCCTCTCACCAACAACTTCATCATTCTCCACccatttccattttctctcactCTCTAACATACACCACTGCAAACACAGTATTACACTTCACTCACAGTCACTGTGCGTGTACCGCTACTCCCACTTGCATAAATCACACAGTAGCAACCCCAACAGTACATGATCCACGCCACACCATGGCTTCCGCCTGCGTCAACAACATGGGACTCGTCCCGCCGCCCGAGAACTTCTCCTACGGCAGCTGGCTCAGTCCCCGTCTCTCATTCAGCAAAGAGGAACCTTCTGGATCCAAGTCATCAGACCCGATCCACGACCCGGATCCAGAACCCGACTTCGAGTTCCGCGGTCTCGACGGACCCCCCGCTGCGATGCTCTCCGCCGACCAGCTCTTCTCCGACGGGAAGCTCGTACCCCTCAACCTACCATCCCTAAACAGCACCACCACTACCAACCACAAAAACAACCCCTCCTCATCGCCGGAAACAACCAACATTCGCCGGAGACTCGATTCCTCCTCCTACTCCGCGGCCGGCGACTCACTCACCGGCGCGGATCCTTACCTCTTCTCTCCTAAAGCCCCGAGATGCTCTAGCCGCTGGAGGGAGCTCCTCGGCCTCAAGAAGCTCTACCAAAGCACAACCGTTTCATCTAAAGCGACGACGTCGTCGTCTTCGTCatctaaatcattgaaactcTTCCTCCACCGTGGCGCCGCCtcgaaaacgacgtcgttttcctCCGAAAACGCGCCGTTGCTGACGAAGGACCATTCAGATTGTGAATCCCTCTCAATCTCTTCCTCACGCCTCTCTCTATCATCCTCTTCCTCGGGCCACGAGCACGAAGAGCTTCCACGACTCTCATTAGACTCCGAAAAACCAAACCCTAACACAAACCCGAACCCGATCTCGCTCCATCGGAACCCGAACCACCCACGGATCCGGCTCGTAAAGCCCCGGGCGAACTCATTCGACGCGAAACCGGGATCTTCGGACCCGCACACGACGAACCGGGTTGGCCGGAGCCCGATCCGAAGATCAGAATCGGGTCCCGGAGCTTGCAGTAGGGGCGTGTCGGTGGACAGCCCGCGGATGAACTCTTCTGGCAAGATCGTGTTCCAGAGCTTGGAACGGAGCTCAAGCAGCCCAAGCAGCTTCAACAATGGCGGCCCAAGGTTCAAGCAGAGGGGAATGGAGCGGTCCTACTCCTCCAACGTTAGGGTCACTCCAGTTCTCAACGTTCCGGTCTGTTCTCTCCGTGGCAGTTCGAAATCCGGTTCGGTTTTCGGGTTCGGGCAGCTTTTCGGTTCACCACAGAAGAAAGAAGGTGGTTCAGTTGGCAATAATAATGTTGGAGGAGGGAGTAAGGGTAGGAACCGTTGCGATCGAAATTGA
- the LOC112772637 gene encoding uncharacterized protein, with the protein MESSSGSNHRDLAEESERSMAAVHDQPEPCTTGGGDDDDPLERSSEVLAKGLSSMLSSVIKDFDFRARETLGSQDQLSSAIDRLTRELDQLLEDAPLPFIMQHAAKISSIRKRVSSLNLLLKSIQGRIDNIDRIMSIGTTHEKTTPEGSE; encoded by the exons ATGGAATCTAGCTCCGGCAGCAATCACCGCGATTTGGCTGAGGAAAGCGAGAGAAGCATGGCCGCGGTTCATGATCAACCAGAGCCCTGCACCACCGGCGGCGGTGACGACGACGATCCACTCGAGAGAAGCTCCGAGGTTTTGGCGAAGGGATTGTCATCGATGCTCTCGTCCGTCATCAAGGACTTCGATTTCAGAGCACGAGAAACTCTTGGCAGCCAGGACCAGCTCTCCTCCGCCATCGATCGTCTCACTCGAG AACTTGATCAATTACTTGAAGATGCACCTTTACCGTTCATAATGCAACATGCTGCTAAGATTTCTAGTATTAGGAAGAGAGTTTCATCACTGAATTTACTTCTAAAATCCATACAAGGGCGGATTGATAACATAGACCGCATAATGTCAATTGGCACCACTCATG AGAAGACAACCCCTGAAGGTTCTGAGTGA